In one Nicotiana tomentosiformis chromosome 6, ASM39032v3, whole genome shotgun sequence genomic region, the following are encoded:
- the LOC104101798 gene encoding GDSL lipase-like isoform X2 yields the protein MALSSSSFHFFRLCIFLLIACFTHPIVCISRPQAALFVLGDSLFDPGNNNYINTTTEFQANWRPYGESFFNYPTGRFCDGRLIPDFIAEYANLPLIPSYFQIGKQHFVHGVNFASGGAGCLVETHRGFVIDLKTQLKYFKNVAELLKKKVGATESKQILSNAVYIFSAGGNDYLAPSSANSTIPYTEREYLQVIMGNLTSVLKGIYKEGGRKFAMLNMVPIGSLPNIRALNVQKGVKNRDFIEKISSLVKMHNSALPEMLKQLEKQLPGFKYTLFNLFKVFAESIDNPTKYVSILLIV from the exons ATGGCATTAAGCTCAAGCTCGTTTCACTTCTTCAGACTCTGCATCTTTCTTTTGATTGCGTGTTTTACTCACCCAATTGTGTGTATTAGCAGACCTCAAGCTGCCCTTTTCGTGTTGGGCGATTCACTGTTCGATCCTGGAAACAATAACTACATCAATACCACCACTGAATTCCAAGCAAATTGGCGGCCGTATGGAGAATCATTCTTCAACTACCCTACCGGCAGGTTCTGCGATGGACGCCTTATCCCTGATTTTATCG CTGAATATGCTAATTTGCCTTTGATTCCATCCTATTTTCAAATTGGCAAGCAACACTTTGTTCATGGGGTGAACTTTGCATCAGGCGGTGCTGGTTGTTTGGTCGAAACTCATCGTGGCTTT GTTATAGATCTTAAGACACAgttgaaatatttcaaaaatgTGGCTGAACTGTTGAAGAAGAAGGTGGGGGCAACAGAGTCGAAACAAATCCTCTCCAATGCTGTATATATATTTAGCGCCGGGGGTAATGATTATTTGGCTCCTTCCTCAGCAAATTCGACTATACCATATACTGAGAGAGAGTATCTACAGGTGATTATGGGCAATTTGACATCTGTTTTGAAG GGAATTTACAAGGAAGGAGGGCGAAAATTTGCCATGCTTAATATGGTTCCCATAGGTAGTCTCCCTAATATTAGGGCTCTTAATGTTCAAAAAGGAGTTAAGAATAGGGATTTCATAGAGAAGATCTCAAGCTTGGTGAAAATGCATAATTCGGCACtcccagagatgctcaaacaactGGAGAAGCAATTGCCTGGATTCAAGTATACATTATTCAACTTGTTCAAAGTATTTGCAGAAAGCATTGATAATCCAACAAAATACG TTTCAATTTTGCTTATTGTTTAG